The nucleotide window GTACTTATAAAATTAGTTCACCTGatactttttgtttgtctgtaagATCCACAATCTCTGAATCAAGTCTAAGACTTGTTAAtggtaattttggttttactcaaagacaccgatatgtgttaccactgtatactcagtactttccagagctctgtgaaaagaatcacaggcatattactcgggtgggattcgaacccacgccttttgcaattctagagcagtgtcttaccaacttagaccaccgagattgcccggtggctagaggcagtttgaatactatattttagcagcgggtaccgtaACAATCTAAACCATCCGAGCCACAACATCGTTGGAACAGCTAAGTCACTGCGATACAACCAAGAAAATGCTTAACCTATTGAATGAGCCTAAAACATGTTTCTGGTCACAGTCGTCAGTACAAGCCCCAGGTGAGGGGCAGAATGTCATTATACAGCCAGTACTGGACTCAAAGGTCACCATTCCATACAATTGATTATGGACAGTATTTGGATGTCACAAACTTGCAATGAATACTTTGCATCAAATAATATGCACCAATTttcttgtgctcaactcctgcaaaaaattcactgcaaaaacagccatgtgatgtcaaaattcgcttcgcattcgcaggaagtatgaaccgagcatTAGAAAGCAGTTTTAAACGACTGTTAAAGCATTCATGGCCCTCTAAACTTGTCATGTTTTAAATCGTCTTTGAATGGTATCCATTCTTAAATCTTTTCGTCCGCTCATTTGTCTGTAGATGATAAGTCAAAATGCTGTAATCCATGAGCTTGTAATTCCCATTGGTTAAATGAATAAAGATTTCAATAAAAGATCGCAGTAGTAGCAAGTTTTAAATAGATGCTAGTGCAAATTCTATACTACGAAATAAATGGGAAAAGAGTAGAAAAATATTGCAGTAAATAAGCCTTCATGGCTCTATTTCACAACACACTTTGAAATGCTTAAGATGAGTGGTCTCTGATCTCCATTTGTGACCACACACATTATGATGGAGTGAAATAGAGCAAAGGTTACCCTTCACATCTCCTAACACACACACATCACATCATCAGAGCTATTTAAGTGTTAGTGTGTCCATAGACAGGTCCTGTAACTAATGAATTGAAGTTAACTGACATGAAGACATTACCATGATCTCTCAATACTCTAATGTAGTTCAATGAGGCTTTCTGATCCTGGCTTGTGATGCCGAGGTCACCATAGATCTGGGCTAGACCTCTACTATGAGCATCCTCAACAAGGGCTTGAGCTTGGGCAGAGGCTCGCGACGTCAGCAGGGCGGCTTGAGCTGTTGCATTTTGGGTTTTCTCCTCAGCAGAATTTTCAATTTCCTTGACCTAGGTTTGCAATCAATTGTAAGACATTAAGGTACATGAGGTGATTAGATTTTCATTAGATCAGAAGAAATGTACTgcaaatgattttgtttaattggttttaatttttttctgttatgCAAGtagccagacacacaaggcctgaaggccacttcaaggtatgggctacaaatcaactattttCCAGGGGGCCGTTGCCacttactcctggggctgaaacagggaagcccctttacagtccatacggatagTCTTCTTTATCATTGTATTGCCTTGCTATGTGAGATACCTATTTGTACATAAAGAGAGATCTTTATCATTTGATTTGTGGAACAAGCCCCATGAATCACACGTTACTGCTTTGACGCTGCACAATTTATTATTGGACAGGCATCTGtgaaatatggaaaaatatTGGGCACTCCACAGTGTCGCTCCAAAAATCAGTATGCCCTGCTGTTTGTCCACAAAAGGGCGAGGTCATATCACAGCAGACAAGGTTAGGGTCTACATCCTGAAATTGTTCACATTGTTTAgaaggtttttttaaaggattttcaATGAGTGGGATGGCCAAGTTTCCTTGTTTAAGCTGTGTTTATTGCGAACAAATtttaaatgacaaggatctatgtgtGAGTTATAGTAAATGCATTTGGTTTGTGAATTATTGTAAAATATAAACACTCGGTGAAAAGTTAAATTTTCCTATTTGATTTGAACATTGAGTTTCCTTCTaatggtttttatttaaaattattgtAAGTTTAGACGTAATTCAATCTGCTTGTTGTGATGTCAAATAAATGTATCTACACGCATGCATTACTTTGCAGGAACACCATGCGAGTATCTATTTTGAGTTTCAACAACAGGTTCCTTACAAAataagaaccaacacttctcaaaagagatgtATTCACGTTGAGTTAcggcaaacctctcttagttatacttccacaatgcaaagtttccaGACCTACTTACCTTCTCTTCTGTGGCCTTCCTAGCAAGCTGAGCCTGTTGTATGTATCCCTCTCTTATCCCATCTTCAAGCTGTGTGAGAGTTTGTAAGTTACGGCTCAATACATCATCAGGAATATTGACATAGCCGAGCTGGAAGAAGCGCACATCAGCAAAGAATCCCTTGTCTTCAATGGTGCACTCTGAATAGCGTTTGCAGTTTCTCACGCAACCTGATGATTACAAAATGAAGTATAAAGTATAGCCCAGACCTCCATTTATTTCATCAAATTGAACATTTCAACACTGCTTAGTGCCAATTAGAGACAAGAGTAGACTGTGCATGTCTGCAAATGTACAAGAAACTGTTAGGATCAACTTACATtacttgtttgtaaaaaaatatatgtaaataaataaatcaaagtcATGCATGTTCCCAAACAGCCATAAATCCACCTTGAGATTCATCAACTCATGAAAGGTTGAAGCTATAAAGGGCAACAGATTTGCAGTCTGTGCAAATGCGTAAGTCATATAATGCATGGGTGGCACCGTGCCATCATGTATTTTAATGAAtacaatagaccaatccattaggctccgcccacgacgcacgtgtgagcaaaacctgtgagcctctccaatgcctttctgcacaactctgctgcgcgcgccaagcatacacaCACGCATGttggaccttatttgtcggaccttcgttgcgttgtgattggtcaatacgaaatggggcggagcttaatggatcggtctattgattgGTCGGTCTGCTAATAGCTTTactagaatttttatttttaaattgctgAAAATGTTAACAGCAATGCTTATGTCAAGAATTTGTACGAAAAAACAATTTGCCAAAGTGATTTTTTGACACATTTGTTGGTTCTTGAAAACGGAGCCTATTTGAATGTCATTGTCAAGGAATCATGTGATATTTGAAATTCGAATCCCATTAGGGTGATCccttggctgccgcttcccagatTATATTGTAAACTGGGGAGTGATCCAGCCATAGTTATTTCAAGTTCTACCCAATCCAATCCAACTTGATTAAAGCCatcatacactttcggtaaacagtattgtccaagtcccacaattcgtgtatcacaatttatatataaaataacaaacctgtgaaatttaggctcaatcggtcatcggagtcgggagaaaataacaggaaaacccactcttgttttcgcgcgtttcgcctaaaacaaatccgtaattctcgctaacgagaatttatattgttttaatgttttctcaaaaagtaaagcatttcatggaataatatttcaagagaagtctttcaccactaccttctgtaaaccccgtaaattatttataaatctgtgaactttttttttcttcttttctgtaccgtaagtgtccaatggctttaaagagtgTACCTTCTGGAGAGTTTTCACATTGGAACTTGCAGCAGTCTCCCTCCAATCGACTCTTGATTGCATTGAACAACACTTTCTCTATATCCGCACGAATCTCACCAAAGTCACGCGTGGAGAAGTCCTTGGTGGCGCCCTTCAACTCATCAATGGCGTTATTACGTAAGATATCCTTGTAGTAGACATCATAGGTATCATGAAGAAGCTTAAGATCCCTTCTACGCAGGAAGTACTGGAAAGTACAGTCCAGGGTCACCTACCGATGAGAAGGTTTTTTCATTTAATAATTTAGTGTCTAAAAACCACAATCCAGGAATGCTGTTGGGAAGTCATTGCATTGCATGTGTGtgtactgtactgtatgctCCAAGCTTTCCGTACAGCTCAAAAGCTGGCATAAATTAATGCGtcatttgacaaaaaatcactctataatggatgttaaatttgcatcacaGAACATAAATTTTGGACGGAACtcgtggcatcaggagattaatgcaatagtaatttagtttacttcttttttttctttcttttttccctcCTATTGTAAATATATAGTGATCTTATATTCTgcatttttacctgtgaaatttataaattaaatgaaatgaaatggttCCAACTACCTTACACTTAACGCTGGAATACACTAGCCAGTGATCTGAGACTTTATTCGGCTTCACTGTATACACTGTATGTATGAATTGATTCTCAGCTTAGTAACTAGTTATGACTAAAGCAATAAATAAGCTGATTTTTGTTAGCAGTCTCAAAAACATGCATGAGAAAGTTACCACAACATACAGTGTCAAGACaattcgtacctttgccacttcgtaccctggattCTTCATACCGTTCAAAGGTACTACATGtaagtgactttggacacttaGTACCTTTTTACAAGACATTTTGTACCTTCTTATGAGTAACTTTGTACTTTCTCACGAGACACTTCCTACCTTCGTACTAAATCGGGATTTCTGCGtcgtttatgattattttgtgctttgtgatcgaatgattatgaaataaaagcaaatcaaacaaattattactaATTTGTTGGGACCAAGAAGCCACTTTGACGATTGCGTGATTGtttaactttaaaatatttgtaaaaaattcgGGTGGAAGATGTTAATGGAAAATTatggaaaatattaatttcacattaaaagGACATTCACatactcaaacaaaaattactatTCATTAATGTGTATCTCAACGAACATTAACTTATTGAGGAATACACATTTcaatgaaggtacgaagtgactcggctgagGGTACAAGTGACTCAGCTGATAGTCAATTCGTAATTTGCAACTAATAATTCGCAATCGTTGAACTATTCAAcccctgcgaaacattcactgcaaagacagccatgtgacgtcaacattcccTTCGCATTTgccttcgcaggaagtatgaacccgaCTTAAGTCAAACTCACATCAACTTCTGCAACAATATATTCTCacagatgccaacattgaattttaaaaaagagtagcatctcccaaatgttaagggcgagcgcagcttgggctccctaaacggatctttctattactctctacaatgctaattagctcattttcaggcattgttgtgaaataacaattacctgtatgcatcaacagaacagctacaaatgtttatagtggccagtgaaaaaaaaaaagaaaaaaaaccctgatttccctcatcttctgactatgtttcaaaaataaatgtaacataaaaaacggtggccttacttaaatgtaacataaaaaagggtggccttacttaaatgtttttgttttaatgatcagaaacgcaacaacaagctattgggagagaaaaaaaaaaaaaaaaaaaaaaaaacaacgtgtccggattttgggcaaaaaatacgtgtccgtattttgggcattttCTGGACATCgacgctacaattactggtaggaaaacatggaaactgtctagcttagacctcacaggccactcagttgaaggtatttttgttcagaagtctcctttttttgtcgccattatttcgtactatttttgccaagcttcgatgaagtacatgtacagccagcgtgggcacaataatagtggatacatgaggaatgaggttactgtgacacgttagctcacacacaacctcattccccacccacgtgtgcactattccccatcgtgtaatagagatcaatgggtacgatcttgcagaaatgcactagcgtaaaaaatgcacactcagccggccagacagcgggggagggcacgcaacaatcattacgtcgagacacgtacattggtcgagtgaattcgccgctattattcaacactgcgttctaaaattaaaagttttttttttcttttctgttataattgttttgatatttttcttaatttttatttccacttaatagttcattagttgtttgcatgtattgtacgatttaataaaattatattgggcggcttgtttagcgtgttttattgagtattatcgtagcgacgtagtcacggctcgaaattgtatttgctacgcccaaatcgtgtatgttggtatctctgtatTCTTACCTCCAATCTATCACTGGTAAAAACAGCAATTTGAGTTAACTCAACTAGATGGGCATCAGCTTGAAAAATCTTAAATTCATGATCAATCCCAATCAGGTAATGACCGCCTGAGTAAACAGTGTCAGTATCAACATTCCCTGTGGATTTCCTTCGACTGAAACCATACTGAAAAGCAAATACAAACCAATTAAGACACAAGGTTAGCTCATAGAAATGGTTGTTTCAATATTTGATGTTCTGAGTATAATGGATCAAGCTTATAATTTCCAATAAGACAAAACATTCAGTTTTCTCCTTATTTTCCTGGGGCTAGTGAGTTACAGAGCTGCTAAACGAATGCCTCTTGTGCCGCTGGCGTGTGGGTTCCTTGTGCATGCAGTGCAAGTGCTTGCCTCTATTCCGTCTGAAAATTTGCCCCGAGTaaaaaaaccttaaaggcactgaccactaattggtaattactcaaattaattattagcatgaaaacaTACTTGTtcacaatcaatggagagctgttgatagtataaaacattgtgagaataggctccctctgaagttacatagttttcgaaagaagtaattttccactgaaatatttgaatttgatttcaagacctcaaaattagatgtTGAGTTcttgaagtcaagcatctgaaagtacacaactttgtgtgacaagggtgtttttgtcctccattattatcacgcaacttcgacaaccaattagGTCTGTTGtttggtgcatatgttgagatacaccaagtgagaagactggtcttcgacacttaccaaaggtgttcagtgtctttaaggcattAGCTGGAAAGCTGTTTTGTTTCATAAGTTCTATATTACTTTATCAAAAACACGATTCCAGTGATCAGATGGAACATGTATTacattttgttaaagccattatacactttcgaaacaggaaaaaaaaaaagttcacagattcacaaacaactgacagggtttacagaaggtaatggtgaaagacttctcttaaaatattattgcatgaaatcctttacttttcgagaaaaaattaaaacaattatcaattcagGTTGtcgagagttacggatttattttaaacacatgtcatgacacagcgaaatgtgcgaaacaagggtgggttttccccgttattttctccccgctccgatgaccgattgagcctaaattttcacaggtttgttattttttatatcagttgtgatacacaaagtgtgggcctttggacaatactgtttaccgaaagtgtccaatggctttaagggctttttataaatataaatgtacACACTACATTGACTTATGCCCTTAAAAGTTTTAGTGAATGGTGAGTATggccagttagcttgtcattttactGGTCCTCCACCTTTTTTCATTTGACCAAACATTATACTTTAATTGAAAAATGGATGtatttcaacactgaactagccagctggaTCAGTTGGAGGGACTTTTGACTGGTCCTTGGGTGTTTTAACttgcatttggccagcagaccactgtcAACGGAGAACGCTGTATGAAGCactaattaatattcatttgaattatataattataatgAAAATGTGTATTTCATCCTTAATCTTcgaagaacaaaataaacaaatacaaattccAGTACTCCTTTGTGTCTTTGATCAAACCCACTTTAAAAAACCCCAGACAATTCTCAGGCACAGCCAGCTATAGTCCATCCTTAGGCCTACCTGATAATACTCCACACCATGGAATGATGATGGTATAAGAATAACTATCAGCAAGACTACAATGCATACTACAACTCCTATGACCTTGGCTGCATCCTCAGACCCCATTCTTAACCTCCTTCTGTCACAGCTCCTGAAACAATACAAGTACAAAGACAAATAAGTACTCCAGGTGGATTTAATATGTAGATAAGGGACAAGATGACGGGGCACAAGTTGAATTTGATGTAAGAACAGATTACTGTGCAATAGTACAGATTTATTGTTGAAACAATATGGAAAACACTAAATAGAAAGGAAATTTAttttctgttgaaaaaacaaacagttggtGAATGTGTACAAATCGAAATTATGAATGTTATATTTTATAATTACTCAACACGAACATGTTTACCATTGAGCAGATGACAGAGCTGTCTGTTTGCATTTTTCAAGTCTAGTAGCCTCGCTTTTGAGTTTGACTTTTTTCCAAGAATGGCAAAGCGACAAACACAATTTGCACGGCCACTCTTGAAGATTGTGCGCGCAAGCTTCATCAAGCTTGCCAAACAGCCTCATTTCATTAAAACCACAAGTTTAATTAAATCCATGGAACGCAGTGTGGTCAgtacatagagcaaggacaagGTCGAATTGATGGGTCGAAATTTACTCCTAGAACTAAGCGGTTTCGTTTTGACAATAACGAGTCtgcttttttttacaattttgtaaacgcaaatcttttttctttttctatctcagcaaaattaggctctatatGTGTCCTTTCAACTCTTATTGAGTTGTGGCCGACAGaaaatccactccgcaatctcaaaaattgttaagAAGTTCTTAGTCttaccgtaattcagtccccaactaCTCCATTTTCTCCCTGTCGTTTTACCACACACTACAAATGCCGATTGTCCCCGGCTGTGcgcgtatttttttcccaggaaaaACGTGGAGagttatctgcacacgttctggaaagaaaaaatacccgatcggtgatttgtgtacaaaaacatatggacacgcgtctgggaacttCGAAGAgtggttcccagacgcgtgtccacatgtttttgtacacaaagcatgGATGTAGTGGTGAAACGGAGTAGTTGGGGACTGAAATTGAAACTgagatttgcaatttttttttaatttgcattcaTAATATTAAAACTTTAGTCTTTACAACCAAAAGAGCCAGAGAAAAAGCAGACTCGTTATTGTCGTGAGAGATGTACGTCTATGAGGTTACCGGAGATGATAGCGAAACAAAACCGCATAGTTCTAGCATGTCTAGGGAGTAGGTCGAAATGATAGAAAAatctatataataataaataaagaatgcataattttcaaagattgcGCTTCTGCTCTTTTGCGCAAATTAAACATTCAAAACTTTACGCGCGCAAATTAAGTAAAAGTTCGCGTATACCAAAAGTGGCACACTgcgtattgtttgtttaatgtgCGCCTTTTGAAGATTGCGCTCAACACACCTACACAAACTATAGCATTATAATTATAatgccaaaaaaacaaaaaaaacttacaaaacCCCTTGTTATGAAATCGTCATTTATCGGATCACCGGTTCCCAACCAAACAAAACGAAATCGGCACTGATTAGAGGCTAAACGTCTCTCCACGAATGTAGTTTGTAGGAATAGCTCttgattgaaaacattcaaGAGTGAAGGTTTGAGAGGTCCCTTCGTGTTCGTCTCTCTCTTCTCTTCCGGTCCGTCTCTAGCTAGCTAGctcttaacaaaaaaataattatgtcacCTTCTCAAAACAAGAGGGCGCACTACTCTCAGAGCTCTCTGCacgcccttttcgaaaccacggcgtcggagttgtgatgTCCCGtctccctcccctccccccccccccccccccccccccccctcccttcctATAGACCATAAAAAGAAGACACTTATCATACGAAATCAGTGTCTTTTGTCTGAATGCTGaataaacaatataaatatttttaaaaaggaacaaACTAAAAGAGTACGTTCTCAAATTAACAGACAGACCCGAGGCCGCTttcgtagtttcgaaaagggctaaAAGAGCCACGGACGGACGTACGGTGgcgctttgtttatttttcaatagaccttattgcagatagcgattttgaacaactgcgcatgtgcgcgcaaaggactgtgggaaaaatttggcacctcgctcaaaaaagtaaataacgttcaacgttcgtacacgatcgatcggtttgcaaaatggatgtggcaggagtgaacgagaaagagctgattgatagaataaatagttctggcatagacgaactaaggtaatctttagctagagtgaatgtgccaagacacagtagttaaagacaaactccaaaggcgacattttttcgtgataaaattactgtttttaggtttgcccgtctacgtctgtagggcgtcggaagactgacaatgacattgacaaggtcaatggcgaaaagttgcaacacggatcagtgaccctcccgcaaccatcagtcaccctcgaaggatcggaaataacaaccaaaacttcccaccagtgactccgatttgtgctgataaatacttcgacaaaagcatggacgacctccatgacaaaagtaagacattttgttctgttacaaaacagagaaacattgccaaggtcatgatgatcgaggactgtcatgactgttttacaaaaaataaaaacatttcttattcctggtctagatagagtctagatatagctctgtggataaagcccatcaatggttacattgtcttgattcgattgtgtaattgtatgccactaatcagcaatgacgtggacgtaaatagaatagcttggtagttgtacatttttaaaactttatgtggcagatgatactttttccttatttctcacaccatcaactttttaggtctaccactgataaTGATGGTTCAAAATTAcagtgaccaaaagtgactaagtaattgtggtttatgtttatatttattaatataaatctatttctacctccatggttat belongs to Asterias rubens chromosome 6, eAstRub1.3, whole genome shotgun sequence and includes:
- the LOC117291835 gene encoding uncharacterized protein LOC117291835: MGSEDAAKVIGVVVCIVVLLIVILIPSSFHGVEYYQYGFSRRKSTGNVDTDTVYSGGHYLIGIDHEFKIFQADAHLVELTQIAVFTSDRLEVTLDCTFQYFLRRRDLKLLHDTYDVYYKDILRNNAIDELKGATKDFSTRDFGEIRADIEKVLFNAIKSRLEGDCCKFQCENSPEGCVRNCKRYSECTIEDKGFFADVRFFQLGYVNIPDDVLSRNLQTLTQLEDGIREGYIQQAQLARKATEEKVKEIENSAEEKTQNATAQAALLTSRASAQAQALVEDAHSRGLAQIYGDLGITSQDQKASLNYIRVLRDHGNVFMSVNFNSLVTGPVYGHTNT